In Gossypium arboreum isolate Shixiya-1 chromosome 6, ASM2569848v2, whole genome shotgun sequence, the following are encoded in one genomic region:
- the LOC108484026 gene encoding uncharacterized protein LOC108484026, with translation MRFKKGTKVEVLSKKEVPSGSWHCAEIISGNGHNYKVRYEAYSNAVDKTIVEMVSRKAVRPCPPALVVSDNWVPGDVVEVFDNFSWKMATILAILEKKYVLVRLLGSSLEFRVSKFDIRVRQSWQDNEWVVIGKGSGSCVDLKHGENSTLRYKQNSSSQFQNTIRRTNRHVRDECGPVNTKVNYRDSVIASSKTLKRGCYSQVEAHAAAGQKLRAVERNERLYRLVAANPSVVEQVDAVAFPRDMLGEKYVHSSLNDKTGLSEVHGDWRKPNGAVGCYFAETNDADSVTCSVGSCSVSSNNFCRLPHCVSTGPIEVVDGQCSDAESFCPRGDEEGNCLLPTKEELAALIHKIKLRAYRCTLEALHASGPLSWEQEALVTNLRLSLHISNDEHLMELRNLISSDSNIPIR, from the exons ATGAGATTCAAGAAAGGGACCAAAGTAGAAGTCTTGAGCAAAAAGGAGGTGCCATCAGGCTCCTGGCATTGTGCTGAAATAATCAGTGGCAATGGCCACAACTATAAGGTTAGATATGAAGCCTATTCCAATGCCGTTGACAAGACAATTGTGGAGATGGTATCTAGGAAAGCTGTTAGACCTTGTCCTCCTGCATTAGTAGTTTCAGATAATTGGGTTCCTGGTGATGTTGTTGAGGTTTTTGACAATTTTTCTTGGAAGATGGCAACAATTTTAGCGATTTTGGAGAAAAAGTATGTTTTGGTTAGGTTGCTTGGATCATCTCTGGAGTTTAGGGTCAGTAAATTTGACATCCGTGTGAGACAATCATGGCAAGACAATGAGTGGGTTGTGATTGGAAAG GGTTCTGGTAGTTGTGTAGATCTTAAACATGGTGAAAATTCCACTCTTAGATACAAGCAAAATTCTAGCTCCCAATTTCAAAATACTATTAGAAGGACAAATAGGCATGTCAGGGATGAATGTGGTCCTGTTAACACAAAGGTTAATTACAGAGATTCTGTTATTGCTTCCTCAAAGACTCTAAAGAGAGGATGCTACTCTCAGGTTGAAGCTCATGCTGCTGCTGGACAGAAGCTTAGAGCAGTTGAGAGAAATGAAAGATTGTATCGACTTGTTGCTGCAAATCCATCGGTTGTTGAACAGGTAGATGCTGTTGCTTTCCCAAGAGATATGTTGGGTGAAAAATACGTACATTCTTCTCTTAACGACAAAACTGGCTTGTCTGAAGTGCATGGAGACTGGAGAAAACCAAATGGTGCTGTTGGATGTTATTTTGCAGAAACCAATGATGCTGATAGTGTTACATGCTCTGTTGGTAGTTGTAGCGTAAGTAGTAACAATTTCTGTAGGTTGCCTCATTGCGTTTCCACAGGTCCTATTGAAGTTGTTGATGGTCAATGTAGTGATGCTGAATCTTTCTGTCCAAGGGGAGACGAGGAAGGAAATTGTCTCCTTCCTACGAAAGAGGAACTGGCTGCCTTGATTCATAAGATAAAGTTACGTGCATACCGATGCACTTTGGAGGCCTTGCACGCATCAGGGCCTTTAAGTTGGGAACAAGAAGCTTTGGTGACAAATCTTCGTCTTTCACTTCATATATCTAATGATGAACATTTGATGGAGCTAAGAAACTTAATTTCCTCTGATAGTAACATTCCTATAAGATAA